The following is a genomic window from Mercenaria mercenaria strain notata unplaced genomic scaffold, MADL_Memer_1 contig_1093, whole genome shotgun sequence.
caatgtacatgtatatgcagatgtataataatacaatatttcaaaggtatgaacacaacaactgaaaaatatgtttaatattaccccgattgggagataATCTCAGTGGTAAGTTGCCTGTAACTTTTTGTTGTACCCGAATATACATGATTACCTTAATCCGAATGATTTTTATAGGAACAACTTATATGTTTTGACAGGACTGTTAATACTGTCTTTGGAACGAGTAGAATACAACTGCAAATGGTAGCATGTTGGTCTACAATATTGTGTTTGTAAATCAGTTATTTTATTTAGACAGAATTGATAGAaaaattgtctgcttagcacagcTTTGTGAATGTCTTATGGAAAATTGTAATTAAAACATGAAGAAAGAACTACAATacttaatatcgaagttcaacaATTCTTGTAAGCAATGCAAATTGACTGAAACATGAAATTGATACaaacagatactgttttgtgctatATTAAATCTCTGCATCACGCATCTAGTTCGTTCTTTGATTGTTCTATGTCTTTTCATAACAGTTGTTTTAATGTAAACATCTGacatttttgattgaatgtcgaaggATTGACgtactacatgtacttacaaaCAGAATATAGATTTTCCTCTATTGAAAGACCGCCGCTGTGTTCGGTtggttagagtcgctgacttaaaatcactgtaatctcttactgattaaggggcatgggaTCGATCCCTGTAACAGACCGTGTTACTTCATGTAAGAAGATGACAGTTTCTTACGGAGGATTGGTACTAGTAGTGGATCTTTCCAGGAACGACTGTTGTGTAAACTGCCCgcttgacataactgaaatactgtttaaaaatggcgttaaacccatcaaatcaaatgaaTTCTCTCGACTGACTTACTCATAGATATATCATGTAACAGGTGCTTCCGCCTACACCAtattaatagctagttcctcgtttcaacaaTAGACATGCACCCGTTTAGTTATatacttgtacctcatttagtctgtACACTAATTCCcagttttgttgaaacacacagttCCACATTTCGTtgatacacaaacacccggtttgttacacatttgCCTCATTTGGTTTAAACACAACATTCcccgttttgaatgtgaaaaatctcattgcttaactattgaagatagctttaatcttaagcctcggataatttaaaaatgatgagaataagagttgatagaaatatgatgactgtagctacagtaataaaaaagttcccagttggtaggatTATAACTTAAATCtccgattggttgcgtttacatgcatgtgtgtgtgtgtgtgtgagtgcgtgcgtgcgtgcgtgcgtgcgtgcgtgtgtgtgtgtgtgtgtttctttggAACGTCATGACGACATTCTTATTTACGTTCTTTGATTTCCCGCACTATATAACACGCTGGAAACGTTTTAAGAAGaagtttgtcttttttaaaattttgttttcttctgcaAGAAAAAGATTATGCAGATGGCAATATCCAGCTCTTGGTTAACTATTTACGCGGTAACTCTGCCGAGCTTTGTTACCATTGTAAAAAGTTCAGTTCGAGGCCGGCTCATTCCATTTGCACCTTCAAACGGTGTATCGGTAAcgagtttttatttattatatttggagaaaatttaaatttttaacttaaattGAGGACGATgttctttgtttgtttctttattttcattttttttctctggatGTCTGTGGGGATATTGAGGGATGGGtgtactttttatcataatttaacCTTAGTATAGTATTTAACTAATTGGAGAATTGGTGGAAGTAATAATTGACGTATTGTATTCACTTGACGTATGAAATTGTTAGCacgtatattttgtataagtagcataTACTATTTATGGGAGCCTCTGGAGGAAGAGTGTAACCAAAGGACAGGTTTCTTACTTTTATTCGTATTCATTTGTATTTGCTATGCTGCTTAccatatgtatttattttaacttcttCCATCAGACGACCTTTTCATGATGATGTCAATACCCGGTCGTTTTATACCTGTGGTTTACTTTACTCGCCTGGACGGGAATTCCCAGCACTGAGAGTCTACTTTCCTAGGTTGGGCCATATCCGCTAAGTTGTTGGCCTTTGTGATCGACTGAGATAGCTCAGAGATACAAACACCGGATACGGGGAGCCAGAATTGAACCAACGTCTTCGTGATTTAACGGGGCAGTAATATTAACAAGTGTTAATAATTTATCGTGCAACTCTAAATTTAAACCATCCTGTTtgaatgctctttctattacaaaTCAACCCTTTGTTGTACTAAAATGCACTTATTTTGGTCGCATAGTTTCTTATTACTTCAGAAGTGGTAAGTCCGGTAAAAGTGCTACTGCAGCTGTAGTGGTAGAGCAGGAAGAGGAGAATAGTAAAGGAGAGAATAGagataaaaaaagaaaggaaGGGAAACAAAGCTAAAATAATAAAGTGGGAGATAAGAGTCGGTCGGATAGTGGTAATGATATTATAGAACTCACTGATGTTGAGGAGTAAGGCATGCTGAGTGTAAtgcttgtaatggtagggatatAATATCTGTGATAGAAACAGGATGTACGTCTGTGATAGAGAAATGGGACTTCAGTGAAGATTGAGATTAGAAATAAGctgtaatattgaaaatataccgCACAGAATGCAGAGAAATGTAGACAGATGATTGTACCGAAATTGCTAAGAGACACTATGCTGAatgttgcacatgattcgttactgtcaggtcATGTAGGAGTTAAATACGCTAGTGATAGAGTATTAGGTGAATTTTACTGGCCAAGAGTAATGACAGTGGTAAGGAGAGTTTGTCAGTCATGTAATATGTGTCAACATACTATAGCTAAGGGAAGAGAAAACAACGTTTATTTAGGAAAGACGCCGATGCTGTCAACATTATTGGCCCGATTGACAATATGGCTGATAGGAAAATCAGATATATGTTTGTTATGATTGATCGTGCTACTAGATATTCGGAACCAATAGCACTACATTGATTTGAAACTGAGAGAGAAGCAGAGTCAATTGTAGATATGCATAAAGTAGATAGGGAGGTCCAGAGGGAATGCTTACCAACTTAAGATcacagtttacgtcagaccttattGCAGAAGTTAGCAGATTATTGTAATTATGACAGTtgactacaacaccgtatcaccctatgtttAACGGTTTAATAGAGAaatttaacggtagtttgaagcaaatgttgaggCGTATGTGTAGTCAGAGACCTAGTGTCTGGGAtaggtatattttatttttttgttattcgCTTACCGTGATGTTCCACAAGAGTTTTGTGTATTCTCCTTTTGAGTTACTTAAACTGTGACTATCCCATTTAAGACATGAACCTGGAATTTACACTTGACACTCGTCAGATTGAGTAACATATCCATGCCAAATTTAAACAAGATATCTCGACGCATGTCAAAGTCATGGGTCAAACAAGATCTGATATGACAtgtgacctccaactgtgacattgacctttaagataaGAACCTCGGGTTTGCGCCTGACACTTTGTCTCACTAAGATTAACGTTCATGCAAAACATAAAGAAGattgctcaatgcatgtcaaagttatgatctggataaacattgttttatttttgaacattaaaaatatgcacattttgtttccatggtaacaaccATTAGGAGATATATTCCCAGAACTTATCTTTCGTATCCTGTAACAACGGGTATGTTCCTATCATAGACAAAGAATATTAGTTCCCAATGTGTCCGCAGGAATTTTCAGCAGTTAGTTATAAATTAAGcgatatcaatatttttcttttacaagGACCACCCAACAATTCTATGCGTACATTTCACAATCCCAAGTGTTTCATCTATAATATCGACTGATCAATTTCTCTTTTAAATCgatgtattttaacaaaataatcccattttcatttttccctgtttgttcatgaaaataaacatgGGTTAAAAATGGGATTTCTTGCAAAATATATGCTAGAATCCTTTCATAGAATGTACAtgttggttaccatggcaacagaaacgcgcatttaaaaaagaaaaatattgatttagTACGCATCAAATAATGGCAATATGCAATTTTTATGCCTGCCAAACTCCCTATATAGCTTGATAAGTCATTACAGAGAATGACCGTTAaatagtatattgtttaattaGCCGTCTAAATACtgcaaaaccttacataaaacaTTCTGTACATTCTCCAGTATGTTAGAAAAACTGAATATACTGACTTCTTGAGTGCTGTCCTACTGGTTGTCTGAGATTgtgtcaacctgatttaaaatagtatttttgttactacttttttcttctttaattggTTTTATCATTCTTTTGCTATTATTCACTTCTTTTGTGACTAGTGAATAAAACTTATTTTGTGTTTCGCCTTCTATTTCTGTGTTTACGTCAGTGTTGAATCAAGTTGTATTTAAGTATGTTTTCAAAGGCTGGTGTTGTTTCTTTGTTAAAGTAGCACGTGTATTGCTATATTGTGCCCAAACAAAATAATCGTAATCAGTAGTAACATCTAAATGATTTGGGACTGAAATCatgatcaagaaaaaaaatttaagaaattcttACAATGTGAGATGCATTCAGCAGAAATATGCCACTTATAAtaaacggattttttttttttttgtatgtatcatCAAATGTTCACCATTTGATCAACTGATTTCACCTTATCTACCGTTCTTGTAAGTCATTCTGGACTTATATTTACAGTGGAACGCTTGAAACATGCCTTTCGAAAAACATCTCAAGGAATAAACATATCTTTAAAGAGAAATGTAAGGGtaatgtatcttctaagagagattttctCTTGTCATATTTGCttacctggaagtactactcatactaaaattgagtttcacttcaccaaatacaacctacACTCCCATTTTTcataccaaaatgtcaaaaaaaacatCCACAATAATACTCTAAAAAGCAGAAACTAACtataatttagacctctgttgccatgcttagtgaacaaataaatattcattacCCGGTCCACCATTACGCAACAATACCAGATgactcccacgctggttccttttctATAGTTAGGCCAACATCTTTTTCCGATAAAGTATTCTGTTTCCTTAACAGTGATTTGCGGTTATTCAAAATGCTTCTGTGTGAAACAATTTCAACCTCAAACGAAAGACTATTTGTATCATGTGAACATTTCTTGCATTTGGGCGTTTAAAGAATGagattaactgcaattcataaaGGAGTTACACTAACTTTGTCAAGTAagtattgtttatcaaatatctacacatatatatatatatatatatatatcgagtgtatatatatatatatatatatatatatatatatatatatatatatatatttcaaatatatatatatactcgaTATATATCgagtatatatataaatttgaaatggaacgtatagcaaaaacaaaaaataaccagGTGGTCCCAGGTATATATATTGTCATTCAACAATACGGATATAAGCACACACATAAGCACACTTGGATTATTTTATCTCGTAATATCTATGTACTACCTTAAGAtttagatgatattttttttttaattgtgaagCTTAAATGACGTAATTTTTTTGTTTgctaaaaaattattttcactaTAAGCAGATATTGTTTTCACTATAAGCAGATATTTACTTTGCTTAATAATACGGCCACCTTGAGAAACAAacttaacataattattataaatggtaatacaaagcatgcatttttaaaaaaaaataaagatagttgttatcagtagataaaatatatattatgaaaaaagaaaaaaacaacagcaacaaaaaaaaaatgtatagctGAAATAATCTGTGCAAAACATGTTTGATATTATTACTATTAAAGATGGTGACGGGTCCTCTGTGATcgagtggttaagttcgctgtcttcaaatcacttgcccctcatcgatgtgggttcgagcctcacccggggcgttgaattcttcacgtgaggcttacggaaggtcggtggttctacccaggtgcccgcatgtaatgaaataatgcacggaagggcacctggggtcttcctccaccaccaaagctggaaagtcgccatatgacctaaaaatgtgtcggtgcgacgttaatccccagaaaatatataaaataaatgatttacttCTCATTTTTCCTATAAATAACTAATGTTAAAATTCCTGTGAGTTTATATGCATGCTACACTGTATACATGACGTCCACCGCCAATCACCGAGAAACACCGACTCTTCACCGCTGCGATATATCTTCGCAATACGACGCAATCAATTTATTGCTTTTGGTCGCGTGAAAGCTTTAAAATATAGTACGGGAATGCAGGAAAAAACGCGCATCCCATTGGCTCATAAAAGTGTCAGCGTTAGGGTCCAATCACGGGGAAacgcggactttgaaaaattcGCGAGCCAGGACTGTAGAATATGGCCATTTACAGTATGTGAACATCAGTTTGTAGACGCCTCTTGACTGAATAGCGAGAGCAGTATATTACCGATCGTAGGGCTGTGAGTTAGATCCTTGGACAAAGTGACGAAATGAGCTAGTTCTCCACTTTatgttcatgtgaagaagtcgtCTTAGTTTTGACACAGAATCCAGTGGCACTAAGTTTACTTACTGCCTGCCACTACATGAAATGCTGGTCATTGGACATATTGCAAGGTAGTAAAAATCAGTATATTCGCTTATTTGCAGAATAAAGACGGCTAGGTTCATCTTCCGATCATGTGTTATTACCCTGTATGAAATTGTTTACCTGGTCGAGTTAAAACAAGAATAATTGGAAACACTCTCCTTCCTTATATTAGTATCCTCTTTTCCCCTCACAACACCTATACACCCGTCCCGATCCCAGAAACATGTTTAGTTTCTACATATCCCCCACCTATACCTAGACACTCGCACACTCATGCACAAGCGCACAAACACTTCTACGCCCCCTTTTCATGTTTTACATTACCTCattacatgtaaacatttttgactaGTCGAAAGGGCTGTTTTTCTGACAGCTCTTGGTAAATCAAGTGTTCACAGTTAAACgagacaaaaataaaatcaaagaacatgGATGCAATTTATTccatacatttcaaataaaaatatgtcCCTAACAAACGCTAAAACGCTGAGGAATATTTATCTTATGCGTCAAGAATAGTCACAGCAAAATAATTCGGTCTGAGAAAATCATTAGGTTTAAACGTTTGGTTAGAGacatataattgttttatacatTCAGTCGGTTTAAATACAGTAAGTTAATATCAGACAGCCATACGAGAATATTGTCTGAGAGAAATGAGACACTCCGTAGTTATAATTAATGAATTGGTCTCATAGAAGTTCTGTTCTGACACTTTATATCTTAACACATACCTCCACAGTATGTTATACCGCTTCGAAATTTTACACTcatttttttggcattttataTTTACCATTATTACGAATCGAGCttttaagataatgtatgaagACATGTCACAGTCATGGTGATGTGTTGAGACTTATGCAACATCAgcaaaaagaattacaataggaAAATGAAGTACTTAAATTGCAAAATTACATTTTGTCCTTGGAAAAGCAGACCACACAGATAACACGAGGAATTCATCTTTCTGACTTAGGCTTCTacccacatcggtaagggacaaatgattcaaagtcagatACCTTATTCATTTGGCCATGGAGGTCCTGTCTTGTTTTCTCGTTATACAGACTACTTTCAAACTTTCCTCAATCATTACATGACCCCACAGGGCAGGTTAGATAACAGTCGCTTCTTGTTTGTCCAGTTTGGTACCAATTATGCTCTTTACAAACTCAGAAAAATGGTTAAAGGTACTCTTATAAGCAGGTTTCACAAATGTTCGAATTTATCATGCGTCTTAGGCAAAAATAAATTACCTTATTTGGTAAGTTACACGACTATAGTTTGTAGTTTCTATTATacgtataatgtttaaaaatatattttcattcatttttttcaggaTTGCGTTCTTTATGATGAGggttaaaacataataaaaggAATAATGCTTTATCAAGTAACAGACGATTATTATGCATCTTCAGATGTTTCCCTGATGCATTAAACTATTTGGAGGGTTgtagtttaaaaaaatcaaacacattgGGGATGTACCACAAAGCAGTAAGTCAAGTTCGCTTAAAATCCGAAAATCGCGAAAATTGATAAAATCAGTATTAACATTGACGTTGACATAACGTGATAGCTCTTTGAAACATCAACAGTGATCAAAGTGGAAACACAAAAATGAATTGCAGATGACGTTATACTTTGAAAAAATCCATCATTCAAGTATCGCATATGAGAAATTAAGGATTAGTTAAATACATAAatctattttatattgaaatatcagaATATTCCGAATTATGAAGACATTTTTCAATAGAAATCATTGTTAACTGTTTCATCAGAGTGTTTTGTATCAAGTAAAAATCACACATTTGCACGATTGATATTGAATAACACGAGAGCAAATCTATAATGAGTTGCGTTTCAGAATGATTACATCGAATTTGAAAAGGAAGACGTGTTCAGTTTATGgacaaaactttttcaaaatcacaGTTATCTCTTTTGTAGGACTTTGTGTTGGTGTCATGATTTCTTCATCGACTTTACAATTGTCAATAATAGATAATAGCCGTACTAAATTATTGACAAAGCCCTACGTTGGTGTACAACAGGAAGGTAAATTGAGCAATAATACAAATATCAGAAGCAGCAGACGACAAAGTGACTGCATTTCGTGTTTTCAACACAACTTTAATTATGTGATACAAAATGACAGGATATGCAAACTGTATTCGTCTAATCAATCTGTGGAATTACTTGTACTCATAATGACCacacataaaaacaaaaatgaaagaatgGCATTACGTTCCACCTGGTTGTCTTACACAAAAAACAACACATCCAATGTCAGATATGCATTTCTTTTAGGTGAAATTGATGATGATAAAATTAGGATAGCTGTTCTGAAAGAAAACAGTGTTTACCACGACATTGTCAAGgaagattttattgatatgtactcGAATTTAACTTACAAAACTATTATGGGATTTAAATGGGCATCAACAAAGTGTTCGAACGCGCATTACGTTATGAAAACAGATGATGACATGTTTGTCAACATTCAAAATGTTCTGAGTATTTGCAAGAGTAATCAGAGTGAAACGTTACAGAAAGCAATCATTGGGGCATGTCACATAAATGCAAGACCTATACGAGACCAGAGATCAAAGTGGTTTGCTTCAGTGGTCAGTTATCCTGAGAAATCTTATCCAGGGTTTTGTTCTGGGACAGGTTATGTGACCAGCATGCATGTAGCGcgtgaagtttataaaatatcccCAAGTGTTCCTTTCTTTCACCTAGAGGATGTTTATGTATCACTGTGTGTAAGAAAACTTGGCTTCAAAATTCAGCCTGTCCCTGGATTCAATGCAGGTCGACCTAAAATGGATCCATGCCTCTATAAAGGAGATAAGTTGATAACAGCCCATCGATTGACACCAGTAATGTTGAAGTCAATATGGCACAGAAAATGCGTTCAAAAATGAAATGGTAATTGGAAAGGCAATTAATGGAAATGTGAGCACTATTTTCATTCTTTTGATGTAAGCACGTGTGATTAACATTCTTGTTACcgtgtttacatttgtttttaaataaaacatatatcacATATCCAAACATGCGTACGGTTACACCCTTATGATTAGTAGATTGCACCAAAGAGTGCCattcaaaacatttacatttgattttttctTGCTGAAATGCATAAGTGTAGAGCAGTTGTTATTTGGATATTAGTTCCGCTAAAtgctttttgaaacatttacattttgaattGTAGCGATtgaaaatcataatgataaaacaGTTGTTAGTTGTTTGTACTGCAAACTGTCATTCAAAATATATGCACATTGAATCGAACGTACTGACAGGCATATTTGTAGAGCAGTCGTTCAAACAATCACTTATATTAGCTACTTAGATTACTTAATAAAAGGCTAAGATAAGActtggttgtgccttcttgccattATGGCAAACAAAGTGTCACAATTGCCCGAGTTTCATTATAGAAATAGGTGTGCCATTACGGCTGAAAGACTCAAAGTGCCGTTTCTtgacaattttattatatttattttgtttattttacagttttttttcaacTTCAACGTCAGAACTCGCGGACGTTCTATGATGATAATGGTACGTGAACCACAGTGCGTCACTATGGACCTGTCAAAGGTTGTACAATAAACTTAatgctttcatcacaatcgaactAGAAAAATTAGCATAATGATATGCATATCGtacatagaaacaaaaaaaatggaaataaatagagaataataggttagtgccgtagatgagaaagtttatctggcgaggtggaggaggttatcgggtgagccgaaggccgGAGccgagccgagccagataaactttctccatcttaggcagtaacctattattctatttatcttgtcattacttcattttccgatatttggcaatttattttacaaaaataagtgtgcgacaaccgctttaatggcgtcatattcgtaatgacgtcacttatataatgacgtgattaccggcaaaatcgcaataacttcttcgtttttgaataaaaactcattatttgaccactcattttcttagttcggacctttccaacacaatgatgatggtttcgttgcaaaatttcttatgacaacaatatcgatcataaggtcacatgatcaactggccgtatatcactggtcacatgatcaactgacggtatatcaagaaagatatacggcaccctgatatcgggtcgaaaatactgcaagtgacaggataaacaTGATATATAAACTTACCTAGCCTTTTGCCTAGTCTGTTTGTGCATTTTTAAGACGAAATATAATAAGGGCAATGGTActacataaatgtgtttgtttaatacaatttgtaaaatacatgctttTGAGTTCATTTATGGATCAAGAATCTGACATCAGCACATTCAATTATTACAAAAGTTTACTAACCTATGAGAAATAAAGTGTTTGACATTAGTTTGATTTAAAATAATAGTATATTGTCTCTATCAGTTatgtaaaataaatggaaaaggaGTACGCAGATGGAATTTAATTAGGACAAAAAAAGCTTGGAGAGCTTACATACCCTCAGTCCAAGAAAACATCTGTCAAAGGCTAACTTCTTAATTGTTTTCAAGTATAGGtgaaatacaagaatattttGTTATAGTTTGTAGATCTTATTTCGCTGATGTATATATCTAAAGGAAACTGAACATGACAATGCATTTATGTGATGATCTGCTTAATAAAAATGTGTCTGTTTCCTTATCTGTTAAACAAATAACCAGAAGCATTGAATTTACAAATAAAGTGTGCAGTCAGGGGATGAAGTATTATCTGGCTTCTGGCGAAATTGCATTAAAAGTTGACAAACACTTTAATATATGGATCATGGGTACCTTATGTACTGGTGAGATGATTACTTAGTTCCCATTTAGTCATGTATACTGATTTCCGTTGTACACTTCATGAGAGTAATACCATTCTTATTCTTATGTAGCGAGATAAAACCTCAGGGGAAAACCTTCGTTTCTATGGCACATGTTTGCCTAGGGTATACACTTCGCCAACACGTAAGTTACACACAATAAGCATAATAAACAAAACGGTAGTCTATTCGCTAGAGAGGCCTCCATGAGATAGAGATTCTGGTTACGGCTACAAAGTTGCTTGTCGATAAcatcaaatcatttgcccctgaTCAATGTTGGTTTAAATCTCTCTCGGGGCgaagaattcttcatgttagtaagccatccagctggtttacggaaattcggtggttctacccaggtgtccgctcgtgatgaaatatttacagagtgtcacctggggtcttcctccaccatcccTAAATGCTTGTAAAATTTACAATGTACTGCGCCCCAGtaaacacaatttttgtttacAAGAAGGCCGCCATTTCAAGCAAAATGTACTAATTTGCCATAAAAAGTGACTTTCCtagttaaattaatgttaatgCTACagtcaaataacatatttagagtgttgAAGTTTTTGTTTTGCTGCGATTTAAGGAACTGACGGCGGACTATGGCGTAGCTTTTCCGGTGGCAAGGGCGATTACGACGGCGGCATCAACATTAAGGTTTCATTCAAGTCTTTTTCTCTGAACCTACTAAGattattggattgaaacttcgtgGCCATAAGATGTAGTACCAGGCAAAGTTCCATAACTTTAACATATATTTCAGCTAAATTATCccctttttaatataatttatatatcacGGAAATTTTTATTATTCAAGTGTATGTAGCATTTCACGGAAACACATCAGTTTTGATAAACAAAGGACCAGCTTTGCGTCATAGGTAAAACAATGCAGATTAACTGTACTTATTTCCATGGAAAGGCATGTTTTAAGACttacaccgcttactattaaacatatattagtcgactgtgtggacttctttccacagcgcagtacatattatgatgTTCaatatttgaaagagttgtttgaaaacattcagtcagcaatatcttgtctttttttaaagcagataaacatttatcacaaaatctgaaatcatatatttttctttacacattttgcaatattgttgtttgtcagTAATATTCTAACCCTTAatatacgtttttgcataaatgtttcagacgtgctttacaatttactttatattttatatgtttatacatttttacataattgtttttagagatgctttacaatttacgttttcaaagggcttgttttcggcgatatatggcctttttgtgtcggttcgccgtaaaatctagcTCACTCACACTCACTATTGCTAACTCACACTCACTATTGCTAAACTGTTGGAGTGAAGAAGTTAGAGGTATGCAACTTATTTCTTTCCCTTAACCATAAGGAAACCTTGAGAGACATGTACACGTTGGACTTTTAACAATAATAAGCACCTATGTCGGCTGAAGATGAATAAACCAGAGACACTAATTTAAACGTTATTAAAAATGCATCATATGCAATGTAAAAATCAACTTTGTACTCGAAGTAACCGCTATTTGGCGGAGACAAATATAAGTTAGTGCGCATATTTACAGGAAAAAGATATAGctgaaaaagatataattattgcatttcaAAAGAACTAAGATATTGGCTTTGTGAATGAACAAGTATTGTTCAATCAGTAGTGTTatatggccaaaaaaaaaaaactgatttagcCGACAACCTTTTTTTTCGCTAAATATTTAGTGTAAAGTTTATTTTCTATCgtaaaatcttaaaatactaCTGTACC
Proteins encoded in this region:
- the LOC128551446 gene encoding beta-1,3-galactosyltransferase 1-like, with protein sequence MITSNLKRKTCSVYGQNFFKITVISFVGLCVGVMISSSTLQLSIIDNSRTKLLTKPYVGVQQEGKLSNNTNIRSSRRQSDCISCFQHNFNYVIQNDRICKLYSSNQSVELLVLIMTTHKNKNERMALRSTWLSYTKNNTSNVRYAFLLGEIDDDKIRIAVLKENSVYHDIVKEDFIDMYSNLTYKTIMGFKWASTKCSNAHYVMKTDDDMFVNIQNVLSICKSNQSETLQKAIIGACHINARPIRDQRSKWFASVVSYPEKSYPGFCSGTGYVTSMHVAREVYKISPSVPFFHLEDVYVSLCVRKLGFKIQPVPGFNAGRPKMDPCLYKGDKLITAHRLTPVMLKSIWHRKCVQK